The Tepidisphaeraceae bacterium sequence ACGGTCGCCGCAGGTCGAACGGGATCAGCACGTAGAGCAGCCCCGTCTCGGCGACCACCTTGGCCAGCACGAGGTAGATGAGCATCAGCATCGTCACCAGCGCCACCGCCCCCACGACTGACGCGCCCGCCAGCGTCAGCCACGCCACCAGGCCGACGAGGCAGACCACCAGCCCCCAGCCCGACAGCGCGTGGGGCAGGTAGCGCCCCTGCGAGTCGCCGTCGCGTCGCCGCCCGACCATCTGCCGCACGACTTCCGCCAGGTGCCGCCGCGCGATCCAGAGGATGGCGCCCGCGAACGCCACGGTCGCGCCGATGATCTGGTCGAGCTGCATCGGCTCGGTCAGTTCCGCCCCACTGGCGCCCGCCGTCACGTGGTACACCTGCTTGGCCAGGTACAGGCCCCACAGGCTCAGCGCGACCCGCGTGTCGGCGAAGTAGATGACGCCGATGACCGTGAAGTAGATCGTCTGCCGCTTCAGCCCCCAGTCGGTCAGCGTCCAGGGTTGCTCGCTCAGCACGCCCGTCAGGTCGTACGTCAACGGCAACGGCGGGAAGTGCGTCGGGTCGTACTTCGACAGCCCGTTCAGCAGGTGAACCACGAAGACGCACCCGAACGCGATCCAGAACGCGCGCGACGACAGCAACCGGTTCAACGCCCGCCCCGGCGCCGGCGGCTCGATCAGCGACAGGTAGACCGTCGCCAGCGGGAACGGCAGGCGCTCGTTGTCCACCCACTGCCGGCGGAAGATCAGCGACATGAAGATCACCGCGCCGAACAGCAGCGCAAAGAACGTCCCCCACGTGGCGGCGGGCGTCGCCCAGGCGGCCCACGGCACGGCGCGCACGTGGTCCAGCAGCGTTGGGTCCATCAACGGCGCGCGGCCGATAAAGTCCCGAACGAGCGGGTCCGACGCCCGCGCCGCTTCCGTCGCGCCCGACACGTTCGGCCACAGCCAGTCGGGCAGGTCCATCGTCCGCACGACCTCGGCGAACGACGTGTTCTCGACGGGCATCGCGTAGTACTGCACCAGGTGCGGCGGCAGCCAGCGCATCAAGCCGACGCCCGCAACGCCGCACGCCACCAACATCATGCCCACCGCCAGCCCGAGTTCCCCGGGGCTCGCTGCGTATCGAGGCGCGGCGCGATGGATCAGGCCGTTGACGATCACGGTGAACAACAGCAGCACGACGACGCCGGTAGGCAGGGCGCTACCGATGATGTCCGTGTTGCTGGCGACGTAGTTGTTGAACGGCGTGAAGGCGGAAATCGCCGTGACGCCGAGCAGGCCCAGACCGACGCTTAGAGGTGTGACGATTCGCAAGGCGCTCCGCTGATCTGAGACTTGAGCAGACTCGTTCCCCAACCCCCTGCGCGAGAAAGCAGATCGACGCGACCACGGGCGTTCGGTCGTGTCCTCGGAGGAGTTTCCGGGTCGGAGACGCAACGCTCACGCATGTCGCCGTCGTCGCGCCCGTACCGGCAACTACGATGCCAGGATCGTCTCGATCTGCTTCAGCTCATCCTCACTGAAGCTCGCGTTCTTCAGCGCCGCGATGTTCTCCGTGATCTGTTCCGGCCGGCTGGCGCCGATCAGGGCGCTGGTGACAGCGGGCTTGCGCAGCGTCCAGACGAGGGCCATCTGGGCGAGCGATTGGCCGCGCTGCTTGGCGAGGTCGTTCAGCTTGCGGATCTTGGCGAGCTTGGCGTCGGTCACATGGCTGGGGCGCAGGAAGCCGCCCTCTGCCGTCGCGCGGCTGTGGGCGGGGATGCCGTTCAGGTACTTGTCGCTCAGCATGCCCTGGGCCATGGGCGAGAAGACGATCGTGCCGAGGCCGAGGCGTTCGGTGACGGGCAGCAGGTCGTTCTCGATCCAACGGTCGAACATGTTGTAGTTCGGCTGGTGCAGGATCGGCTTGGCGAAGCCGTTCTCCTTGCACACGCCCAAGGCCTCGGCGGTCAGGCCGCCGCGGTAGTTGCTGATGGCGGCGTAGATCGCCTTGCCGCTCTTCACGGCCTGGTCGAGCGCGCCCATCGTCTCGTCCAACGGCGTGTTGGGGTCGGGGCGGTGGTGGTAGAAGATGTCGACGTAGTCCAGCTTCAGCCGCTTCAGCGAGGCGTCGAGGCTGCTCAGCAGGTACTTACGGCTGCCGAAGTCCCCGTACGGGCCCGCCCACATCCCGTAGCCGGCCTTG is a genomic window containing:
- a CDS encoding DUF6785 family protein, producing MRIVTPLSVGLGLLGVTAISAFTPFNNYVASNTDIIGSALPTGVVVLLLFTVIVNGLIHRAAPRYAASPGELGLAVGMMLVACGVAGVGLMRWLPPHLVQYYAMPVENTSFAEVVRTMDLPDWLWPNVSGATEAARASDPLVRDFIGRAPLMDPTLLDHVRAVPWAAWATPAATWGTFFALLFGAVIFMSLIFRRQWVDNERLPFPLATVYLSLIEPPAPGRALNRLLSSRAFWIAFGCVFVVHLLNGLSKYDPTHFPPLPLTYDLTGVLSEQPWTLTDWGLKRQTIYFTVIGVIYFADTRVALSLWGLYLAKQVYHVTAGASGAELTEPMQLDQIIGATVAFAGAILWIARRHLAEVVRQMVGRRRDGDSQGRYLPHALSGWGLVVCLVGLVAWLTLAGASVVGAVALVTMLMLIYLVLAKVVAETGLLYVLIPFDLRRPWAMVGQDLPGGLSGRTTLGSYFYASMFSGVLTHDLRQAMPAFVPQAIRVSDETGAAEGDRDGRAATASWRSRWPIVACLALAIVTAFVVSGASMLLAEYTYSTALDRVAESPFSIWSTVNMPRYMTYGPVADYLPPRLGPREPHDRLVHVGVGAAAVVALSALRLRFVGWPVHPVGFLLVHTWGIQVTWFSIFLGWLAKTLIIRLGGSDLFARAKPLFLGLIVGEASAAAFWLTASWIRIAMGLPYETIQLLPT
- a CDS encoding aldo/keto reductase — translated: MSYQPAADRYKSLPNPEWFRRCGKSGLKLPAISLGCWHNFGGVGTDSGKHTDEASFHDNCRQMLFTAFDHGITHFDLANNYGPPAGSAEERVGRILNDDFKAQRDELIIATKAGYGMWAGPYGDFGSRKYLLSSLDASLKRLKLDYVDIFYHHRPDPNTPLDETMGALDQAVKSGKAIYAAISNYRGGLTAEALGVCKENGFAKPILHQPNYNMFDRWIENDLLPVTERLGLGTIVFSPMAQGMLSDKYLNGIPAHSRATAEGGFLRPSHVTDAKLAKIRKLNDLAKQRGQSLAQMALVWTLRKPAVTSALIGASRPEQITENIAALKNASFSEDELKQIETILAS